The DNA sequence TTCAGGCGCATTGCGCATCGCATGACGATAGGGGTGATAGCCGTTGGACGGCAGCAGGATCTGCTTGTCGATGCCGCGCTGGTCCATCCATTTGATGCGCGGTTCGGGCTGATAGGCCTCTGGCGAGAAAGAACCGGAATCGATCGCGATTTGCGGCGGCTCGCCACCGGCGAGCGACCGTTCATAGGCATCGACGATGAACGGCGGGATGAGGGTGAGAGGGTCGGGGCGCAGGGCTGGCGGAACGGAGGAAAACAGATCGCCGACCAATATGTCGATCAATTGTTCCGCGGTGGTCATTCTGGGCAGCCTGGCGGCCAAAGCGGGATTGGCCTTTGCGAACCAGTCGGCCGGTTCGTTGAAATGACTGTCTACGTCGATAATCCGCATCGCGCCTCTCCGCACATAATGGACATGGGGACGAGGGTGGAGGTTCGTGCCTGCCTGATAGCTTTGGAGCGCTGAACCGCCCTTCGTCCAGCATGACTATGCCTGACCTGTTTTTCGAGGCAAGGATAATTTACGAATATGCATTCATTTATTATGTCGACGCCGTTCGCATCGCTTCGATACCGTCGAGCAGCAGGTGAAGCGAGCCTTCCCATGCATCCGGTTCCGCCAGCGCTACGAAGCTGTCGAGATGGGCGGAAAGTCGCGTTAAATCTCCTTTGGGCCGGCTTGTCACGGCGGCGCGCACGGTGCCTGGATAGTCGGGGGCGTGAGCGCGCGCATGGGCTGCCTGAACGGCGGACCCCATGACGATGGCGTCGATCGCCTTGAGCAATGCCAGCGCCTCCGTTGGCGGAAAGCCCCTAACCGTCATCGCTTCCAGCCAGGCTTCGACGCTGTCGACCTTGGTGGCGGGACTGAGCTTGCCGTTCATAAGCAGGGGCAGCAATTGCGCATCGCTGCGGAACAGATCATAGGCTGCGCGGGCATAGCCAGTGGCATAGCTGCGCCAATCCTGCCCATGGTCGTCGGGAAAAGGCTGGCTGGTAAGTGCATGGCGGGCGGCAAGATCGATTAGTTCATCGCGCCCCTTCACATAATTATATAGCACCGCAACGCGCACGCCCAGGCGTTGGGCCAGCGCGGCCATGGTTACATTGTCCAGGCCAATGGCGATGGCCGCTTCGATCACCTGTCTGGTGGTCAGTCGTCTGGGGCGGCCGACGCGTCTGGCCGGGGGAGCGGATGGTTGCTGCAAAAGCCGGGTCCTTTTTTTGCCCTGGCGGCCCTGAACCGCGCTGCTGACGTAGAGGCTTCCTCATGTGAGCCGACATGCGGCTTTTCAAGTGGGGCGCCATTGGCGGGATTGTGCGGATAGGCGGAGCGGGGTGGTCCTCGCCCGCATATATCTCACCTACTTGCGGTCTGTTTTTGCTTAATTGCTACGCGAAATGTAATAAATTCTATGATCCCATACGACTTTGCGCTAGTCATATGCCATGGCCGGTAAATGGCCGGAGCGTGAGACTCGCGGGGGCAGGCGGAGAGGGCTGGCAGGTGATGGAAAATATGGATGCGGCCGGTCGCGTGCATAACGGCAACAGGCGCGGTTGATGCGCGCGGCGGTCTTTCAGGAAGCGGGCAAGCCGCTGGTGATCGAAACGGTGCCCGATCCCATTCCGGGGCCGGACCAGATGATATTGGAGGTGGCGCAGGCCGGTATTTGCGGGTCCGACCTGCATATGGCGGAAAGCCCCCATATGCCTTCCGGCCTGATAATGGGACATGAATTTGCCGGGACGATCGCAGCGCTGGGCAGGGATGTGGCCGGGTCATGGAAAGTCGGCGACCGGGTGACGGCGTTGCCGCTCAACGCCTGTAACGATTGTTCGGCCTGCGAACGCAACCTGCCGGCGCTTTGTTCGCACAACCTGTTCACCGGCACATCCTTGCTGGCGCAAGGCGCCTTTGCGCAATTGGTCGGCGCGCGCGCGGCCATGGTGCAGCGCCTGCCCGATGGCGTCGGCTTTGCGGAGGGTGCCATGGTGGAACCGCTCGCGGTCGGCCATCATATCGTGTCCATGGCGGACATGCCCGCGCGGGCTGCGGTGCTGGTCATCGGGGGTGGGCCGATCGGTATGGCGGTTACGCTGTTCGCGCGGCACGCGGGCGCCGGGCATGTCGTGGTCAGCGAAAGGTCGTCCGATCGTCGTGCGTTGGCGAAGGCGATCGGCGCGACCGCCGTGATCGACCCGCAGGCGGGTGATGTCGGCGCGGCCTTTGCCCGCCTGACCGGCGTCGAGCGCCCGCAGATCATTTTCGAATGTGTCGGTGTTCCCGGCATGTTGGGTCAGGCGATTGAACTGGCCGACGTGCGGGGGCAGGTGATCGTCGCCGGCGTCGTGATGAAGGAGGACATGATCCTGCCCATCGTCGCCTTGGGCAAGGAAGTGACGATCCGCTACAGCCAGGCCTATACGGAACGCGATTTCGAGGCGGTGATCGACGCCCTTGCGAAGGGGCGGATAGACCCCCGGCCGATCCATACCTCCACCGTCAGCCTTGATGAAATGCCCCAGGCCTTCGAGGCTCTGCGCACTCAGCCGCGGGAGTGCAAGGTTTTGGTCCGCCCCTGAGCGGATCGATCGATGAAGCAAGAATAGCGAATGGGAGAATGAAGATGGCGACTGCGCCGAAAACGGATGAACTGCTGGGCGCCCGCTCTATGGGGCATATGGCGCTACATTATAAAAAGGCGGAAGAAGGTCCGCTGGCGGCGCGGTTGCTCGGCATGTTGGGCTATGTGCTGACGCAGGATCTGGTGTTGCCTTCGGGCGCCCATTTCTACCGCTTCGTGGTCGATTCCCGGCATCAGCCACGCGGTGACGGCATCGTCTATCTCTCGCTCATTCCCGATGCTCAGCGCGACCTGATGCAGGCGATCCATGCGGCGCTGGCTGTCGGCACCGATCATGAGCATCCAGCGGTCGTCGCCATGCGCGAAAGGATGAATGAGGATCCAGAGTATAGCTTCCATTACGGGACTTTGCTGGAAAGCCTGGAAGATCTGGAGGCCATGTTCATCGCGCTGAAGGACGCGAATGAAAATGATCCCGAACTCAAGGGGCGGTTAAAGCTGGTTTACAATCGGGCCTTGCCCGGCACGCCGGAAGTCGATGCCCGGCTGGACGCATCCCCAATCTATAGCGGTGTTACCCGCTATGCCTATGGCAAGAACGGGGTCCAGGCGTTTCTGGAAACCGACATCCTGTCGAGCGGGATGCTGGGGGAAACCATGATGCTGGAATTCGACTATATATTCCCCGGCTATGCCAATCATGTGCTGTCCGTGGTGGAGTGGGAATAGGCTGGGAAGCGATATGAAGGATATCGCGGGCCGCTGGATGGCTTTCATCCAGCGGCCCTTGTCCGTCGATATCAGTGCGGCGCGGGCAGTCCGAAGAATATATAAGTAAATACTTACTTGTAAAAAATCACAGATTACCCTATCCGGTTTCAAGCAGCGCAGAAAATAGCTGCCCTGCGCCATCGGCACATCAGAATCGGGAGTGGATCGGGTGACATCGGACAAGCTGGACAGTCTGCCTCTTGGGGCCAGTGACGAACTGCGGCAGGCGCTGGAGGCGGCCGATATCCGCGCTCTGGTGATGACTTATGTGCATCTGAGCCGCGACGAAGAGATGCTGGATCGGTTCGCGCCCTATCTTCCCGCGGCCAGCCTGGGCATGGTGCCCAATCCCTCGGACGAATTGCTCTGTGATCTGCGCGCCAAGATGTATGCGCTGCTGACGGCGCCGGGCGCGGTGGCGAAGGGGCCGGTGTCCGTCGACCTGCTCAACCGTATCATGAGCGTGGGCATGGGCGAAGCGGTCGATCGCGAATTCATCCCGCTGCTGCTGGAGCAGACCGGCCTTGGTCCGCAGCCGGATCGGTCCGATCGCCTGGCCCGCACACGCATCCCTGCTGATTACAAGGCGCTGATCATCGGTGCTGGCCTGACCGGCATGGCCGCGGCGATCAAGCTCGAAGAAGCGGGCTACAGCTATGAGATCGTAGAGAAGAACCCGGAAATCGGCGGCACCTGGTGGAGCGCCCGTTATCCCGGTGTCGGCGTCGATACGCCCAGCCATTTCTATTCCTACTCCTTCGAACTCAACCCGGACTGGACGACCTACACGCCCTCCGGTGGCGAGATGCAGGCCTATCTGGCCGGTGTCGCCAGCAAATATGGTCTGCGCGCAAGGACGCGGTTCAATACCAGGGTGACGACGCTTCGCTGGATCGATGCCGACGCCCAGTGGGAAGTGACGATGCGTGGCGAGGACGGCGAGGACGAGGTGCGGCGCTATAATGTCGTGATCAACGCCCATGGCCCCATCAGCCGTTGGGAATGGCCGAAGATTGACGGGCTGGAAGATTTCCAGGGCGTCAAAATGCATACCGGCGCATGGGATTCAAAGGTCGACCTCAAGGGTAAGAAGGTTGCGCTGATCGGCACCGGCGCCAGTGCGGCGCAATGTGGCCCGGCCATTGCGGGAGAGGTTGGCCAACTCACCGTGTTCATGCGTTCGGGTCACTGGGTGCTGCCCAACCATATTGCCGGCCTGCCCGTTCCCGATGCGATCAAATGGGCGATGGGCCACATCCCCTATTATCTCGAATGGTTCCGCTTCTCCGTCTATTGGACGGGATCGGATGGCCTCTATCCCAATCTGGTCATGGACCCGACCTGGCCCGACAAGGAGCTGACGATTTCGGCGGCCAATGCGGCGCTGCGCGAATATTGTATGCACAACCTCCACACCAAGCTGGCGGGGCGGCCTGACCTGATCGAAAGGCTGACGCCCGATGCGCCGGTCTTTTCCAAGCGGATCGTCATGGACACCAACTGGCTGCCCATGTTCATGCGGGATAATGTGGCGCTGGAAACGACGGGAATCGAGCGGATCACGCCAAAGGGCATTCGGACTGCCGATGGCGTGGAGCATGAATTTGACATCATCCTCTTTGCCACTGGCTACAATCTGGCGCGGATGACCGGATCGCTGGAGATTATCGGTCGTGACGGTCGCAATCTGGGCGAGGAATGGGGTGAGGAGGACCCGGAAGCCTATTTCGGCCTGACCGTGCCGGGCTATCCCAATTATTTCCACATGACCGGTCCCAATAGCGGCCCCAATCATGGTGCGGGGATCAATCTGCTGAGCGAGGCGCAGGTCCATTATGTGATCGAATGCCTCGACCATCTCGTCGAAACCGGACAGGCCGCGCTGGAACCTACGCGGATGGCCTGCGACGCGTTCAATGCGCGGGTGCAAGGGCAGATGCCCAACATGATCTGGAGTCACCCCAAGGCCAAGACCTATTATAAGAACAGCAAGGGCAAGGTGATCGTGTCCTGGCCCTTCCGCCTGGTTGATTACTGGAATGAGAGCCGGAACCTGAAGCTGGAGGACTATCAGTTTCACCGGCTGCCTGCCGACGTTGCGGTGGCCTGAGCGACAATAGGCGCGCCGGCCGAATTTCGGCGGCGCGTCTTAACCGGGATTTCAGCAATTTTTCATAGCATCCCGCCCCACAATCGGAGAGGGGCGGGATGGTCGAATTTCATTGGGAGCCGGCGGGATTTTTGCGTGTCGTCGTCACGGGCCTGTGGTCGGATGCTGACGCGGATGCATATGTCGCCGCCCTTTCAGCCAGGATATCCGAAGTTCGTCGCCTGCACGGTGTTGCCCGCGCATTGGTCGATGGGCGGGACAGTCTCGTGCAGCCGGCTTCGGTGATGGCGAAGATGGAAGATATTCAAAATCTCCTGATTACGACACCGGGCGATCGCGCGGCCTATGTCGTCCGGTCGGCGCTGGGGCGATTGCAGGCGCAGCGCCTGTCATCCACCGACCGGTTGCAAGTGTTCCTGTCGATCGACGAAGCGACCGAATGGCTGTTGAGTTGATTTGTAAATCCGCAAATAGACAGTTTATATAAATTTCTTATTTGATTTGCGTATAAAAATTACCATATTCTCTCTTAAGAAGCTGCAATCATGTGGCGCTTATGGGAGAAGGGCATGTCCGCCAGCATCGAGGAACTCGCCGCGCGACTTCAGGCGCTGGAGGACAAGGAAGCCATTCGCCTGCTCAAATCCCGTTATCTGCGCGCCTGTGATCTGAAGCAGCCCGATATCGTTCGCGACTGCTTCCTGCCCGGAGCGGTGCGGATCGATTATCAGGGTTTCCCACTCTATACGGATCGTGACGCCTTTGTCGCGACATATGAAAGCATGGCGTGTCAGGGTGGTGTATATGATCTCCACCATGCCGCCAATTGGGATATCACCCTGGTCGCACCGGATGCGGCGAAGGGGTTGTGGTCGCTCAATTTCCGAACCATCCTGACCGGCCCGCGTCATGTGACTCGCCTCTCCGTCGAATATGAGGATGTCTATCGCCGTCAGGATGGCCGCTGGTGGATCGCGGAGAGTGTCAGCCGTGTCACCTCCGTCCTTACGGAACAGATTGGCGAGGATGGATCGGTCACGGTGCTGGCCTCCGGGGGCGCGCCGGCCTGACAGACTGCCGGGCGTCGATCGGACGATCATCGCTGCTATGTGGTTCGTGCCGTCGCGATCCTAAAGATCATATCCGCCAGATTGGCATAATATATCCGCATTTTGTTGTCAAAATTCATCATTGACCTATATTTGCGTAAAGTCATAGTGGGTCTAACAAACGGGAGTGGATATGATGATCGATTATGGCTTGCAGGGTAAGGTAGCGATGGTGACAGGCGCGGGGGGCGGTATCGGCCGGGCCAGCGCGCTTGCCTTCGCGCGGTCTGGCGCGAAAGTGCTGGTGAGCGATGTCAGCGACAGCAATGGCGAGGAAACGGTGGCGCTGATCCGGGACATGGGCGGGGTGGCAGCTTATCAGCGCTGCGACGTTAGCGACGGGACGCAGGTCAAGGCGATGGTGGCCGCAGCCGTCGATCAGTTCGGGCGGCTGGATTGCGCCTTCAACAATGCGGGGATCAATTCGGTCACGCTGGACGAATATGATGATGCGGTCTGGGATCGGGCGATCTCGGTCAATCTCAAGGGCGTGATGCTTTGTATGCGTGAGGCTGCGGCGGTGATGGTCAAGCAAGGCAGCGGGGCCATCGTCAACACGGCGTCGATCAACGGTATCGTCGGCAATCCGGGCCAGCCGGCCTATACGGCGGCGAAGCATGGCGTCGTGGGTCTGACCCGCCATGCCGCACTGCGTTGGGCAAAGGCGGGCATTCGCGTCAATGCCGTCTGCCCCGGCGTCATCGACACGCCCATGTCGGCTCAGGCCGCCGCCGATCCGCAGATTCGCGCGATGATCGAATCGATGACACCGATGGGGCGCATGGGCCGGGCAGAAGAAATCGCCGAAGCGGCGGTGTGGCTCTGCTCCGACGCGGCGAGCTTCATAACCGGACATCCGCTGTTGGTCGATGGTGGCGTGACCGCATTTTGAGGCGGCGTCGGGCATGGGCGCGCGCGCCTTCAGCTTTACCAAGATCGTGGTCGCGGACCTTGATCGGGCGGTGTCCTTTTATCGGGATGCGATCGGCCTGAAGCTGCTGTCGCGCTTTGTCGCTGCCGGCGGTGATTATGCGCAGGAAGAGGCGGTGATGGCGGCAAGGGGCCGGCGCGACGGCCCCTTGCTGATGCTGATCCGCTATCTCGAACGGCCCGTGCCGCCGCCGGGAGCCGCCTGGACGGGTTTCGCCGTCGATGACTTGCGCGCCACCATTGACCGGGTGAGGAAAGCTGGCGGTAAGGTCGTTGTGCCCACTCATGATCTGCCGCAATATGCCATCAGGGTTGCGGTGGTCGCCGATCCGCATGGACATTTGATCGAATTGACCACTCCGCTGGACAAGGTAGGGGCAGATGGCGGAGGTGGAGGCGAACTGTGCTGAAGAGATGCAGGTTCCCCGCGTGAGCGGGCGGCGAGCGGCCTATCTGGAGCGTCGCCGGGCCACAACGCGCGGCGCCATCCTGTCGGCGGCTCGACAGATATTCGCGGATGCAAGCTATGGTGACGCCAAGATAGAGGATATCATCCGTACGGCGGCAGTCAGCCGGGCGACCTTCTACGCGCATTTTGCGTCCAAGTTCGAGTTGGCCTGCGCCATCTATGACGAGATAGCGCCGCAGACGGCGGCGCTCTTCGTTCGCCTGTCAGGACTGAAGCGCGATGATCGGACGGGCATTCGGCACTGGCTGGACGATTTTGTCGGCATCCATCTGGAGCATCGGCAGGTAACGTCGCTGATCGCCCAGCTCCAACTGTTCGAGCGGAGTTTTCGGGCCCGCATCCTGCACGATGCCGAAGCGCTGATCGACCTGGTCGCCGCAACGGAAGGAACGGGATTTGGCCGCGCCAAGGGTTCGGGCGCGGCGGCGAGGTTGCAACGGGCGCGGGTTCGGCTGCTGTTCAACCGGGTGGCGATGCTGTGCGCGGAAGTGGCGAGGGGTGAGTTGTCACCGGAGGATGCGGACATCAGCCTGGACCTAGTGAGCGAGGAAATAGCCCAATTCCTAGCCGCGTGAGCATGTGGTGATTCCGACCAGTCGATGCGCTGGACTCTAAACCAGACTCAGAGTATAGTTTAAAAAACATGGAGCGGTCGAGGAGAGGCGCCGGTGGTGATCCGCGTGGGCATGGTGGGAGCGAATCCAGACTATGGCTGGGGGTCTGGCGTGCATCGCCGGGTCATCGATCACCTGCCCGGCTTCACCTTGCAGGGGGTCTGCACCACACGCGAGGATAGCGCCCGTCAGGCGGCGATCCAGTTCGGCGCGCCCCTCTGGTTCACCGATCATCGAGCGCTGGCGGCCCATCCCGACATCGATCTGGTCGCCATTTGCGTCAAGGCGCCGCATCACCATGCCATCGCCCATGCCGCGTTGTCGGCGGGCAAACATGTCTATTGCGAATGGCCGCTGGCGATCAGTGCCGGCCAGGCCGACGAATTGGCCGCGCTTGCCCGCCGTCAGGGCGTGAAGGCGATGATCGGCCTGCACCTGCGCGGATCGCCGGCGCTGCGACAAGCCCAGCGATTGATGGGAGAGGGCTATGTCGGGAAAATCTATGGGCTGACGGTTCATGCCCGGATGTTCGGGCCACAAATGCGCGCCATGGCGACGCGGGCGGGCGGCACGACGTTGTTATCCATCTATGGTGGCCATCTGATCGATGCGATCGATCACATGGGCGGCGGGATTGCAGCGTGTGACCTGCGTTCCGCCATACATCTGCCTCCCGTCGACGAAAGCGGGGCGCCGGTCGAGCGGGATGCGTTCGACCATCTGCAATTTCATGGTCGTTTGCGGAGTGGTGCGCTGTTCGCGCTCGATCTGGCGGGGGTGAGCCTCAACGGCATGGGCTGCACCTGGCGGATCGACGGTAGCGAAGGCGCGCTGATGCTTTCGATCCGCGATGCCAGCCTGCCCGCGATCGAGGCGCTGGTGCTGCATGGCGCGCGCCATGGCGGGCCATTCGAACCGATTGCTATCGCGCCGGACCTGGACTGTGTCGCGATACCCGACGAGCCGGACCGTTACAGCGCCTATCCGGGTAGTTTCGCCTCGCGCGAGGCGCTGTCGTCCATCGGCAATCTCTATGCCGATCTGGGCGCGGCGATCCACGCTGACGCGCCCGTTACGCCTGATTTCCACCGCGCCGCCGCTATCCAGAACATGCTCGCGCGGCTGGAAGCCCCGTCCCACCCTGTTACCGGAGTTGCAGCATGACCGCCAATGCCGACCCAGAGATTCACGATGTCACCGCCGGCAGCCCGGTTTTCTACCTCAATGGTCGCCGCAAGATTCGCACGGAGAGCAGCGTTGCGGTCAGTTCCTCGCCCTGGCTGAACGATGCACGCGTGCGCGAGTGGATGTCGACCGAAAGCCTGCGCCGCAATGGCCATGACTATCCGCTGCTTTATGGCCTGCCGACGTTGATGGAAGCGGTGGATCAGGTGCGCGACATCGACCATGCCGAACAATTGGTGGCGCAGGAACGCGCGCGCAATCCCGCCTTTGACCGCTGGCTGGCCGAAGGTTTCGTGTCGACCTATTCCAGGGAAGATTTGCGCGCTTATCCGGAGGGATCGGTTGGCCGACAACTGTTCGACTATATGGACGCCTATGATCTGTCGCCTGAACTGAATTCCCGCATATTGGCCGATCCCGACTGGAAACCCGCCAATATGCTCGACTATTGGAACCTGCGCATGGGCCAGACCCATGATTGCTATCATATCCTGGGCGAAATAGGGTTCGGATCGGTCGCGGAATATTTCATTACCGGCGTGGTGACAGGCAACTGCTTCCGTCATTTGGGAGCGGAGCTGGCCGGGGCGCTGATGACCGTCAACACGCTTATCATGTTTCCCTGGATGACGCGGACCATGCTGCACTATCCTGGTGCCTGGCCGGCGTTGTGGCGGAACCTGAGCTATGGCTATGAAGTCGGGCAGCAATCCGACATGCTGTTTTCAGCCCGTTTTGAAAACATATTGCACCTGCCGCCAGCGCAGGCGCGCGCGGCATTGGGCTGGCGTGGCCATCGCGGGCCGCTCGACAGCCGGGACGCGTCGCTGGTCTTTGGCGAAGGGCGGGAAATCATTCCCTGACGGTGGACCGCCAGACCGTGCGAGTCCATTATCCGCTTTCCCGACGATAGGCGGATGGGGGCTGGCCGGTCCAGTTCTTGAACGCCTGTCGGAAGGCATCGGAGTCACAGAAATCCAGGCGCAATGCGATATCCTCTATGGACATCCGGGTGCGTCGCAGCAGGTCCAGGGCCAATTCACGCCGACAACTTTCCCGAACCTGGCGATAGCTCGTGCCATCTTGCAAAAGTCGCCGGCGCAGCGTCGCCTCACTTACGCCAATCACTGCCGCGATTTCGCCAAAGACGGGCAATTTATAGTTATCGCGCAACGAGGCAAGGGCGAGGCGTCGCACCCGATCGGTCGCCCCTGATCGTTCCGTTTCATCGGTTGGGGTGGCAAATAACATATTGTTCACCGGTCTGCGGTCGAGTTCGTCGGCCGACCTGATGACAGGATAATCGAGCAGCGCTGCATTGAAGTCGAAGCCGGTCCATCCTTCCGACAGGCGTAGCGCAAAAGGGAGATTGCGCAGATTGAGCGCGGCGAAAATAGCGGGTGCATGGTTCAGCCATGCATGACCGACCGGTAATGG is a window from the Sphingobium sp. CAP-1 genome containing:
- a CDS encoding helix-turn-helix domain-containing protein, whose translation is MSGNDDRRGSEWRLAEQVTAEVLAVYADVFGSADRLFSAAGAALPSLAVDDLAKLTSRAIHDLAARDAEISGRRPLGRTDWRVILYSLSGARTLREAITRCSECFEAIDWRCGRMTLRTRADCAELELAAERPGQGTALACLVDLFGFSEIHGLLGWLIGRPLPVGHAWLNHAPAIFAALNLRNLPFALRLSEGWTGFDFNAALLDYPVIRSADELDRRPVNNMLFATPTDETERSGATDRVRRLALASLRDNYKLPVFGEIAAVIGVSEATLRRRLLQDGTSYRQVRESCRRELALDLLRRTRMSIEDIALRLDFCDSDAFRQAFKNWTGQPPSAYRRESG
- a CDS encoding VOC family protein — protein: MGARAFSFTKIVVADLDRAVSFYRDAIGLKLLSRFVAAGGDYAQEEAVMAARGRRDGPLLMLIRYLERPVPPPGAAWTGFAVDDLRATIDRVRKAGGKVVVPTHDLPQYAIRVAVVADPHGHLIELTTPLDKVGADGGGGGELC
- a CDS encoding TetR/AcrR family transcriptional regulator C-terminal domain-containing protein, translating into MQQPSAPPARRVGRPRRLTTRQVIEAAIAIGLDNVTMAALAQRLGVRVAVLYNYVKGRDELIDLAARHALTSQPFPDDHGQDWRSYATGYARAAYDLFRSDAQLLPLLMNGKLSPATKVDSVEAWLEAMTVRGFPPTEALALLKAIDAIVMGSAVQAAHARAHAPDYPGTVRAAVTSRPKGDLTRLSAHLDSFVALAEPDAWEGSLHLLLDGIEAMRTAST
- a CDS encoding SDR family NAD(P)-dependent oxidoreductase codes for the protein MMIDYGLQGKVAMVTGAGGGIGRASALAFARSGAKVLVSDVSDSNGEETVALIRDMGGVAAYQRCDVSDGTQVKAMVAAAVDQFGRLDCAFNNAGINSVTLDEYDDAVWDRAISVNLKGVMLCMREAAAVMVKQGSGAIVNTASINGIVGNPGQPAYTAAKHGVVGLTRHAALRWAKAGIRVNAVCPGVIDTPMSAQAAADPQIRAMIESMTPMGRMGRAEEIAEAAVWLCSDAASFITGHPLLVDGGVTAF
- a CDS encoding nuclear transport factor 2 family protein is translated as MSASIEELAARLQALEDKEAIRLLKSRYLRACDLKQPDIVRDCFLPGAVRIDYQGFPLYTDRDAFVATYESMACQGGVYDLHHAANWDITLVAPDAAKGLWSLNFRTILTGPRHVTRLSVEYEDVYRRQDGRWWIAESVSRVTSVLTEQIGEDGSVTVLASGGAPA
- a CDS encoding flavin-containing monooxygenase, coding for MTSDKLDSLPLGASDELRQALEAADIRALVMTYVHLSRDEEMLDRFAPYLPAASLGMVPNPSDELLCDLRAKMYALLTAPGAVAKGPVSVDLLNRIMSVGMGEAVDREFIPLLLEQTGLGPQPDRSDRLARTRIPADYKALIIGAGLTGMAAAIKLEEAGYSYEIVEKNPEIGGTWWSARYPGVGVDTPSHFYSYSFELNPDWTTYTPSGGEMQAYLAGVASKYGLRARTRFNTRVTTLRWIDADAQWEVTMRGEDGEDEVRRYNVVINAHGPISRWEWPKIDGLEDFQGVKMHTGAWDSKVDLKGKKVALIGTGASAAQCGPAIAGEVGQLTVFMRSGHWVLPNHIAGLPVPDAIKWAMGHIPYYLEWFRFSVYWTGSDGLYPNLVMDPTWPDKELTISAANAALREYCMHNLHTKLAGRPDLIERLTPDAPVFSKRIVMDTNWLPMFMRDNVALETTGIERITPKGIRTADGVEHEFDIILFATGYNLARMTGSLEIIGRDGRNLGEEWGEEDPEAYFGLTVPGYPNYFHMTGPNSGPNHGAGINLLSEAQVHYVIECLDHLVETGQAALEPTRMACDAFNARVQGQMPNMIWSHPKAKTYYKNSKGKVIVSWPFRLVDYWNESRNLKLEDYQFHRLPADVAVA
- a CDS encoding Gfo/Idh/MocA family protein, which produces MVIRVGMVGANPDYGWGSGVHRRVIDHLPGFTLQGVCTTREDSARQAAIQFGAPLWFTDHRALAAHPDIDLVAICVKAPHHHAIAHAALSAGKHVYCEWPLAISAGQADELAALARRQGVKAMIGLHLRGSPALRQAQRLMGEGYVGKIYGLTVHARMFGPQMRAMATRAGGTTLLSIYGGHLIDAIDHMGGGIAACDLRSAIHLPPVDESGAPVERDAFDHLQFHGRLRSGALFALDLAGVSLNGMGCTWRIDGSEGALMLSIRDASLPAIEALVLHGARHGGPFEPIAIAPDLDCVAIPDEPDRYSAYPGSFASREALSSIGNLYADLGAAIHADAPVTPDFHRAAAIQNMLARLEAPSHPVTGVAA
- a CDS encoding zinc-binding dehydrogenase, whose amino-acid sequence is MRAAVFQEAGKPLVIETVPDPIPGPDQMILEVAQAGICGSDLHMAESPHMPSGLIMGHEFAGTIAALGRDVAGSWKVGDRVTALPLNACNDCSACERNLPALCSHNLFTGTSLLAQGAFAQLVGARAAMVQRLPDGVGFAEGAMVEPLAVGHHIVSMADMPARAAVLVIGGGPIGMAVTLFARHAGAGHVVVSERSSDRRALAKAIGATAVIDPQAGDVGAAFARLTGVERPQIIFECVGVPGMLGQAIELADVRGQVIVAGVVMKEDMILPIVALGKEVTIRYSQAYTERDFEAVIDALAKGRIDPRPIHTSTVSLDEMPQAFEALRTQPRECKVLVRP
- a CDS encoding TetR/AcrR family transcriptional regulator; this encodes MSGRRAAYLERRRATTRGAILSAARQIFADASYGDAKIEDIIRTAAVSRATFYAHFASKFELACAIYDEIAPQTAALFVRLSGLKRDDRTGIRHWLDDFVGIHLEHRQVTSLIAQLQLFERSFRARILHDAEALIDLVAATEGTGFGRAKGSGAAARLQRARVRLLFNRVAMLCAEVARGELSPEDADISLDLVSEEIAQFLAA